One Candidatus Sulfotelmatobacter sp. genomic region harbors:
- a CDS encoding branched-chain amino acid ABC transporter permease encodes MGWIDTIIQGILLGGLFALFALGLAVIYGVMKLINIAHGDFIVLGAYVALGISGATGRSPFVVLPIVVVIFMLFGYVLQRTILNYTLGRDILIPLVVTYGISVVIQNLLLQVTSADSRSLKVGGIETASIALPGGLAIGWLPLLTLATALAATIFLEWLFNHTRLGIAFRAASDDRETANLMGVNDLRLYAYATAIALGVVALASLFMGIKFEFTPDLGSSFLLYAFEAVVIGGLGSFWGTFLGGIVLGVAQAIGFAINPGWGILLGHLVFLAVLVLRPNGLVPRSAAA; translated from the coding sequence GTGGGCTGGATCGACACGATCATCCAAGGGATCCTGCTCGGCGGCCTGTTCGCGCTCTTCGCGCTCGGCCTGGCCGTGATCTACGGCGTGATGAAGCTGATCAACATCGCGCACGGCGACTTCATCGTGCTGGGCGCGTACGTCGCGCTGGGCATCTCCGGCGCGACCGGCCGCAGCCCGTTCGTCGTGCTGCCCATCGTCGTCGTGATCTTCATGCTGTTCGGCTACGTCTTGCAGCGCACGATCCTCAACTACACGCTCGGGCGCGACATCCTCATCCCGTTGGTGGTCACCTACGGCATCTCGGTCGTGATCCAAAACTTGCTCCTGCAAGTCACCTCGGCCGACTCACGTTCCCTCAAGGTCGGCGGCATCGAAACCGCCAGCATCGCGCTGCCGGGTGGACTCGCGATCGGGTGGCTCCCGCTGCTCACGCTCGCCACGGCGCTGGCGGCGACGATCTTCTTGGAGTGGCTGTTCAACCACACGCGCCTGGGGATCGCGTTCCGTGCCGCCTCGGACGATCGCGAGACGGCCAACCTGATGGGCGTCAACGACTTGCGGCTGTACGCCTACGCGACCGCGATCGCGCTCGGGGTCGTCGCGCTGGCGAGCTTGTTCATGGGGATCAAGTTCGAGTTCACACCGGATCTAGGCTCGAGCTTCCTCCTGTACGCCTTCGAAGCGGTCGTGATCGGCGGTCTGGGGTCGTTCTGGGGGACGTTCTTGGGCGGCATCGTGCTCGGCGTCGCGCAGGCGATCGGCTTTGCGATCAACCCCGGCTGGGGGATCTTGCTGGGCCACTTGGTGTTCCTCGCGGTGTTGGTGCTGCGGCCGAACGGCCTGGTCCCGCGGAGCGCGGCCGCGTGA